A genomic region of Oryza glaberrima chromosome 1, OglaRS2, whole genome shotgun sequence contains the following coding sequences:
- the LOC127760388 gene encoding uncharacterized protein LOC127760388: MADDVAASPDESLTAPLLEPAASPRDGPSVEVRLYRRGAGPVAVFRSALVGPRRDRLQVRAIQAEHGLRALFAFKPESSLRGLRIRSGPAAAAGCSAVPFRDGAVIALDGEPKGSWTKPAAVIVAGVLVPAVMVAVAVKGVPEPLRSSRVVNAVFPPWILASAVIIYARVRTRPRAAAP, encoded by the exons ATGGCGGACGATGTTGCGGCCTCGCCGGACGAGTCTCTAACAGCGCCGCTACTCGAGCCAGCGGCGAGCCCTCGCGACGGCCCGTCGGTGGAGGTGCGGCTCTACCGGCGAGGCGCCGGCCCGGTCGCCGTCTTCCGGTCGGCCCTGGTGGGCCCCCGCCGCGACCGGCTCCAGGTCCGGGCCATCCAGGCGGAGCACGGCCTCCGGGCGCTCTTCGCCTTCAAGCCCGAGTCCTCCCTCCGCGGCCTCCGGATCCGGTccggcccggccgccgccgccggctgctccgccgtgccctTCCGCGACGGCGCCGTCATCGCCCTCGACGGCGAGCCCAAG gGGTCGTGGacgaagccggcggcggtgatcgtcgccggcgtgctcgtgccggcggtgatggtggcggtggcggtgaaggGGGTGCCGGAGCCGCTGCGGTCGTCGAGGGTGGTCAACGCCGTCTTCCCGCCGTGGATCCTCGCTAGCGCCGTCATCATCTACGCTCGCGTCAGGACGCGCCCAAGGGCGGCTGCTCCATGA
- the LOC127760397 gene encoding DEAD-box ATP-dependent RNA helicase 39, translated as MAMAGAAGRCLMLTRPSPLLRLRLLRAALTTTTTAAGASASPAAVTAPTEPDAAREAPSRHELLLERLRQRHLKGVPAATPRPAQREKGRGGGGAQELQQKRRVEVVESFEELGLGEEVMAALGEMGISKPTEIQCVGVPAVLAGTSVVLGSHTGSGKTLAYLLPLVQLLRRDEAMLGMSMKPRRPRAVVLCPTRELTEQVFRVAKSISHHARFRSTMVSGGSRIRPQEDSLNMPVDMVVGTPGRILDHIKDGNMVYGDIKYLVLDEADTMFDQGFGPDIRKFLAPLKNRAAKPGDQGFQTVLVTATMTKAVQKLIDEEFEGIVHLRTTTFQKRVATARHDFIKLSGSENKLEALLQVLEPSLAKGNKVMVFCNTLNSSRAVDHFLTENQISTVNYHGEVPAEERVENLNKFRNEEGDCPTLVCTDLAARGLDLDVDHVIMFDFPSNSIDYLHRTGRTARMGAKGKVTSLVAKKDVTLATRIEEAMKKNESLEALTTNNVRRAAVNPQYPSTKGRPSAIKVVNQKGRRGVALQTKSSRVVKDTTSSRRRSPIKSQPRSKSTSSGKAKPVRSAKPSKSSSPSLKVAKSRPRPEGRKGDALNKLGSKLSVVGFRGRSSGKSAQAS; from the exons atggcgatggccggcgccgccgggcggTGCCTCATGCTGACCCGCCcgtcccctctcctccgcctccgcctcctccgcgccgccctcacgaccaccaccacggcggcgggggCATCCGCTTCCCCCGCCGCAGTCACCGCGCCGACCGAGCCcgacgcggcgagggaggcCCCGTCCCGCCACGAGCTCCTCCTCGAGCGCCTCCGGCAGCGCCACCTCAAGGGCGTGCCCGCTGCTACCCCGAGGCCGGCGCagcgggagaaggggaggggcggcggaggcgcgcagGAGCTGCAGCAGAAGAGGAGGGTCGAGGTGGTGGAAAGCTTCGAGGAGCTCGGGCTCGGGGAGGAGGTGATGGCCGCGCTCGGGGAGATGGGTATCTCCAAGCCCACCGAGATCCAGTGCGTTGGTGTGCCCGCCGTGCTGGCTGGCACCAGTGTTGTGCTTGGCTCGCACACCGGTTCCGGGAAGACGCTCGCCTACCTGCTTCCGCTTGTTCAG CTACTGCGTCGTGATGAAGCAATGTTGGGAATGTCAATGAAACCAAGGAGGCCAAGAGCAGTAGTTCTCTGCCCCACAAGGGAGCTGACTGAGCAG GTCTTTCGTGTCGCAAAGTCCATAAGCCATCACGCACGTTTTCGGTCAACAATGGTTAGTGGAGGCAGCCGTATAAGGCCCCAGGAAGATTCTCTGAACATGCCTGTAGACATGGTTGTTGGGACTCCTGGGAGGATTCTTGATCATATCAAGGATGGAAACATGGTTTATGGTGATATCAAGTATCTG GTCCTTGATGAGGCAGATACGATGTTTGATCAAGGTTTTGGACCAGACATTAGGAAGTTTCTTGCTCCTTTGAAGAATCGTGCTGCAAAACCTGGCGATCAGGGGTTCCAAACTGTATTAGTTACTGCTACTATGACCAAG GCAGTACAAAAGCTGATAGATGAGGAATTTGAAGGTATTGTTCATTTACGGACAACAACCTTTCAAAAAAGAGTTGCAACTGCACGGCATGACTTCATCAAACTGTCTGGTTCAGAAAACAAACTAGAGGCTCTCCTGCAG GTTCTTGAGCCAAGTTTAGCAAAGGGAAATAAAGTTATGGTGTTCTGCAATACTTTGAATTCAAGTCGTGCCGTGGACCATTTTCTGACTGAAAATCAGATATCTACTGTAAACTACCATGGGGAAGTTCCTGCTGAAGAGAG GGTTGAGAACCTGAACAAGTTCCGGAATGAAGAAGGGGATTGCCCAACACTGGTCTGCACTGACCTAGCAGCAAGAGGCCTAGACTTGGATGTTGACCATGTCATCATGTTTGACTTCCCATCAAACTCT ATTGATTACCTCCATAGAACTGGAAGAACAGCACGCATGGGAGCCAAAG GGAAAGTTACAAGCCTTGTTGCGAAGAAAGATGTGACTCTAGCAACACGGATAGAAGAGGCTATGAAGAAAAACGAGAGCTTAGAAGCACTGACAACTAACAATGTCAGAAGGGCGGCCGTCAACCCACAGTATCCTAGTACGAAAGGACGACCAAGTGCTATAAAGGTAGTAAACCAGAAGGGTAGAAGGGGAGTTGCACTGCAGACCAAGTCATCAAGGGTTGTCAAGGACACAACTTCATCCAGAAGGCGCTCGCCGATTAAGAGTCAACCGAGGTCAAAATCAACATCTTCAGGGAAAGCAAAGCCAGTGCGATCTGCTAAGCCAAGCAAGAGTAGCAGCCCTAGCCTCAAGGTTGCAAAGAGCCGACCGAGACCGGAGGGTCGGAAAGGGGATGCTCTGAACAAGCTGGGTAGTAAGCTCAGTGTGGTTGGATTCAGAGGCCGCAGCTCAGGGAAATCGGCACAAGCATCATAG
- the LOC127760387 gene encoding uncharacterized protein LOC127760387: protein MADYHFVYKDVEGASTEWDDIQRRLGNLPPKPEPFKPPAYAPKVDADEQPKSKEWLDAREPDELEDLEDDLDDDRFLEQYRRMRLAELREAAKAAKFGSIVPITGSDFVREVSQAPSDVWVVVFLYKDGIPECGLLQTCLEELATRYPATKFVKIISTDCIPNYPDRNVPTILVYNNSAVKGTYVGLHKFGGKRCTPESVALALCQSEPVLNDGQSGGDSSRDNVIEGVRRKFIEKVVAQHEEREEDDDSD from the exons atggcggactACCACTTCGTGTACAAGGACGTGGAGGGGGCGAGCACGGAGTGGGACGACATCCAGCGACGCCTGGGGAACCTGCCGCCGAAGCCGGAGCCGTTCAAGCCGCCGGCGTACGCGCCCAaggtcgacgccgacgagcagcCCAAGTCCAAGGAATGGCTCGACGCGCGGGAGCCCGACGAGCTGGAGGATCTCGAggacgacctcgacgacgaccgCTTCCTCGAGCAGTATAG GAGGATGAGGCTTGCAGAGCTTAGGGAGGCAGCAAAGGCCGCGAAATTCGGCTCTATTGTGCCTATCACTGGCTCCGATTTTGTCCGAGAGGTCTCCCAGGCTCCATCCGATGTCTGGGTTGTGGTCTTCCTCTACAAGGATGG AATACCAGAATGTGGGTTGCTTCAGACTTGTCTGGAGGAATTGGCTACAAGATACCCAGCAACTAAGTTTGTTAAAATCATCTCTACGGATTGCATTCCCAACTACCCAGATCGAAATGTCCCTACAATACTTGTGTACAATAACAGTGCCGTTAAAGGGACTTATGTCGGTCTGCATAAGTTTGGTGGAAAAAGATGCACACCTGAAT CTGTTGCATTGGCCCTTTGCCAGTCAGAGCCGGTCCTGAATGATGGGCAGAGCGGCGGTGATTCATCCCGGGACAATGTCATAGAAGGCGTTCGCAGAAAGTTCATCGAAAAGGTTGTCGCCCAGCATGAAGAGCGGGAGGAAGATGACGATAGTGACTAA
- the LOC127769106 gene encoding 18.0 kDa class II heat shock protein, with protein sequence MESAMFGLETPLMTALQHLLDIPDGEGGAAGKQGATGGPTRAYVRDARAMAATPADVKDLPGAYAFVVDMPGLKSSDIKVQVEEERLLVISGERRRGGGEEEKEESCKYLRMERRMGKFMRKFVLPDNADVDKISAVCQDGVLTVTVEKLPPPEPKKPKTIEVKVA encoded by the coding sequence ATGGAGAGCGCCATGTTCGGGCTGGAGACGCCGCTGATGACGGCGCTGCAGCACCTGCTCGACATCcccgacggcgagggcggcgccgccgggaagCAGGGCGCGACCGGTGGCCCGACGCGTGCGTACGTGCGCGACGCGCGGGCCATGGCGGCGACCCCCGCCGACGTGAAGGACCTCCCGGGGGCCTACGCGTTCGTGGTGGACATGCCTGGGCTCAAGTCCTCCGACATCAAGGtgcaggtggaggaggagaggctgcTGGTGatcagcggcgagcggcggcgcggcggcggggaggaggagaaggaggagtcGTGCAAGTACCTGCGGATGGAGCGGCGGATGGGCAAGTTCATGCGCAAGTTCGTGCTCCCCGACAACGCCGACGTCGACAAGATCTCCGCCGTGTGCCAGGACGGCGTGCTCACCGTCACCGTCGAGAAgctcccgccgccggagccCAAGAAGCCCAAGACCATCGAGGTCAAGGTCGCGTGA